The Xanthocytophaga agilis region GCTGCTAGTAGGATTGTATTAGCCATATTAGGTAATGGTATGGTCTGAATACTGCTTAGGTTTGTATTGAACTTACTCACAAATATTTTCTGGTTCTGTGTGTCCTGCCAGATTACTTCACTGTTTCCTTCCGGATTTTTTAATAGAAAAAACATCCTTTGCTGAGATGTCTGCGTCTTATTCGCATCTGGCGGAGTACCTGTAACTGTAAATTGATATTTCGTGAGATCACCTAAAGGGGTCTTGAAGACTTTTGTTTCAGATTGAGCCCAGGATAAGCAATTAACCAACAGTAATAAAACCGTTAGTATCCATCTGAAGCTAAGATACATAGTACAGTGTTGATAGAATAGTAAAGAAATAAGTTGGAAGTCGAAGATATTGTTAATGAGTATGTTAAGATAGGAAGAATCATCCTATGGTCAAATCTGGATAGAAGAAAATAGTATATGTGTATATGTAATGACTTGTCTTTCTAAAGAATAGAGTAGGTATAAACAGATACATCTACCTATAAAGATTTTTAATCTCATGGGTAGATGTATCTATTCTTGGATAACTAAATATTGATTCGTAGCTTTATTGGTGTTGGAATTGACTCAGGGTATCCTCCATTTCACGGGTTTTTCGTTCCATCTCTTCCTGAGTAGCAGCGAGTTCTTCCATGTTTTGACGCATCTCCTCTTCCTGGGCTCTTAACTCCTCTGCCTGTAACTGAGACTGAGCCAGCAACTGCTGAATCTTCTGATTGGTTTTCAAAATAGTCAACTCGGCAGCTATGGCATTACAAGCTTCCTGTAAGAAGGTTATCTGATAGGGTTCCAACGGTTGGAAAGAGGCCAGCTCCAGAGCACCTTCTACACCTTGTTCAGATAAGAAGGGAACAATGAGCAAACAGGTTGGATTGGCTGTGCCTAACCCGCTACTGATCCGAACATAGTTTTCCGGGATATCGGTCAGATAGATAATATCTCGTTCCTGACAAGCCGATCCAATCAATCCTTCTCCCCATTCCAGACGTTTTTTCAGGTATTTTCTTCGTTCATAGGCATAGGTAGCTACCACATCCAGATAAAGTTGTTTATCTTCTTCTACCACATGAAAGATAGATCCTTGATTGGCTTTTACATATTTGACAACAAACTGGATCAGTGTTGCATGTAAAGTTTGGTGATCCATATTTTTATTGCGTAGCAACTGACTCAGTTTGGATAAACCCTCATTGTGCCAGTTCTTCTGGGCTTCTTTCTGTGCAGATTCCTTCAGACTGTTACGCATTTGTAGTAAAGCTTGTACAATAGGGCCTTTGCCATTGTACATGGAGGCTTCTACAGAGAAGTTGTTCTGGGCTACCTGGCGGGTAAAGTCCATAAGTTGTTTCTGATTAACAACCAGTTGATGCAATGACCCAATCATACGGGATACCTCATCTTTATTTTCATTGAGTATTACATCAGGTAATTCTCCTTCAGATAATTGTTCCAGATTTGACTTAGCTTGATTAATAGGACGGGTAATAGATTGGATGAGTAGATTTGAGAAAAGAAAGAGAATGATTCCCGCGATCACTATGAAAATAATAATCCCCCATTTGGCTGTATTCTCCTGTGATTGTATCTCCAGGATCAGTGTATGCGATTCTGCCTCAAGATCTTTTTCCAGAGTTTGTGTAGTGTTTATAAGGTTTTGGAATGAAGTAGAGTATTCGCTAAACAAAAACTCTTTAACTTCCTGATACTTTAGCGAATCAGATGATGTGCTGTTCAGTATTTTATCAAAATTGTTCTGGCTCAGAGCGGAAAGATCTTCAACCTTAGCCAGGAATTTTAGTTTGAGTTCCTGAAGCTCAGGAGAAAGGTTTTGATGTTTTTTGACACGATTTGTTGACTCTTTCAGAAGAGCTTGATGATTTTTGAACCATTCTTTTAATTGGTTTGCTCTGTCTGCTTCTGTTTCTGTGTTAATGATAAAGGCAAATCCCAGATGTCCCCGTAGTGCATTGTACAGATGTTTTGTTTCTGCAATTTCTTCCTTTAAGGTATTAAGATGGTCAATCCTGTCACTCATTTGTTCGCTCTTAGCAGAAGTATACCAGAAAACAACTGCTATTACAGAGAAAAAAAAGAGAGATGTATAAACAATTACCAAAAGCCTCCTACCAATAGAGAGGTTTCTTAATAGTGTACGCATACTGTAAAGTATATATGAATAAGAATATTATTAGTTACGAAGTATTGGTCAAAAATAGTGGAAGCCATTTCCAATCACCATCGCTTATCAGGAATATTCATAGACATGTAAGAACTATCTCAAATTAGATAGACTCTGAAGGATTCTTAGTACAGGTTTTGGGAATATCTGGGAAATTACGAAATGTATGCTATTGACTTACTATGGGTTGGGTTTGGGTAGGTGTATTGTAAAAGTATTTAAGTGCAGAAGATATTATGTTAAAATAGTATTTGTATGTGTTAATATTCTGCGGGATTGTATTTTTTCAAAATGATAAATTGCTGGTAGAAACCATTAACCTTTCTTAAAAGTATTTATCTATGAAGAACATCCCGAAAAAATGTATGGTTGGATTACAGTTCCTTTTTCTGGGTCTGTTTGTAATACCGCAGGTATATGCACAGGTTGTAGTAAAGGGTACTGTTAGAACTGAGACAGGAGAGGCTTTCCCTGCCGTTAGCATCTTTATAAAGGGTACAAGCAAAGGAACCAAGACAGACGCTGAGGGAAAATTTAATATTGAAACTCCCGGACCAGAAGCTGTACTGGTATTTACTTTTGTAGGCTATCAGAAAAAAGAAGTACAGGTGGGCAATACTTCTGTACTGGAAGTTACATTAGAGCCCGATATCAGAGCACTGGATGAAGTAGTTGTAACTGCATTGGGTATTAAGCGCGAAAAGAAACAGCTGACCTATAGTACTCAGGAAGTAAAGGCTGAGGAAATTAGCAGAGCCAAGGAAACGGGTGTATTAAACTCACTGACTGGAAAGATCTCAGGTGTACAGATAACTTCTTCAACCGGGCAACCAGGAAGTTCTTCTCGTATTGTGATTCGAGGAACAAGTTCTTTACTGGGTGATAATGAAGCATTGATTGTATTGGATGGTGTACCTATCAATAATAGTCAGACAGGAAATGCCGGACCCGGAAATGGTGTCAGTCGTTTATCGGATATTGATCCTTCTATCATTGAAAGTATCAACGTCTTAAAAGGTTCTGCAGCTTCTGCATTGTATGGATCAAGTGCTGCTCGTGGAGTGGTAATGATTACAACCAAAAACGGAAGTGCATACAAGAAGCCTTCTATCAACTTTACATCTCAGTTTTCATTGGAAAGTCCAATCCTGCCCTCTGTTCAAAGCAAGTATGCACAAGGGACTGGAGGTGTGTATTACAATGGAGAAGACCAGAAAACAAGTTTGTTATGGGGGCCGGAAATTAAAGGATTGACAGTGAATGGGGTGCCTGTACGAAATAAAAATCCAATGAAAGAGTTCTTTCAGACAGGAAAAACATACACAAATTCATTAAGTGCTCAGGGTGGTTCTGATAAATCAAATTATCTGCTTTCCTACTCTTACCTGGATCAGACCGGAACGGTGCCTACTACCAATTACAAACGTCATTCTGCATTCCTGAAATTCCAAAATCAATTATTTGATAACTTAACCAGCACATTTCAATTCAACTATGTAAATTCTACTAATCACCGGATTGCTGAGGGATATGGTCTGGAAAGTCCTTTGTGGACAGTCTTTACCGCTCCATTTACCTGGGATCCGAAACCTGCACTGGATGCAAATGGAAATCAACGTGTATTCCGTTATTCACGTAATAATCCATACTGGGTATTGGATAATATCTACAACGATTCAA contains the following coding sequences:
- a CDS encoding GAF domain-containing protein, which produces MRTLLRNLSIGRRLLVIVYTSLFFFSVIAVVFWYTSAKSEQMSDRIDHLNTLKEEIAETKHLYNALRGHLGFAFIINTETEADRANQLKEWFKNHQALLKESTNRVKKHQNLSPELQELKLKFLAKVEDLSALSQNNFDKILNSTSSDSLKYQEVKEFLFSEYSTSFQNLINTTQTLEKDLEAESHTLILEIQSQENTAKWGIIIFIVIAGIILFLFSNLLIQSITRPINQAKSNLEQLSEGELPDVILNENKDEVSRMIGSLHQLVVNQKQLMDFTRQVAQNNFSVEASMYNGKGPIVQALLQMRNSLKESAQKEAQKNWHNEGLSKLSQLLRNKNMDHQTLHATLIQFVVKYVKANQGSIFHVVEEDKQLYLDVVATYAYERRKYLKKRLEWGEGLIGSACQERDIIYLTDIPENYVRISSGLGTANPTCLLIVPFLSEQGVEGALELASFQPLEPYQITFLQEACNAIAAELTILKTNQKIQQLLAQSQLQAEELRAQEEEMRQNMEELAATQEEMERKTREMEDTLSQFQHQ